The proteins below are encoded in one region of Bacillota bacterium:
- a CDS encoding Mrp/NBP35 family ATP-binding protein: MVSREQVLEALGRVMDPELGRSLTELGMVKGVHIEGGRVRVGVALTVPGCPLRNKIRGDVVAEVGRLPGVEEVEVDLSAMTDAEREALAERLRHDMARPTGIMSPASRTRVIAVGSGKGGVGKSTVTVNLAAAVAAAGRAVGLLDADIYGFSIPHLLGINGTPQAENGKIAPLESHGMKVMSIGFFLPEDQPVIWRGPLLVRALQQMLQDVEWGDPEFLFIDLPPGTGDIPLSVTQMLPRSALVLVTTPQPASVQVASRAGAFARRADQEILGVVENMSCFVCPGCGRRSYVFGRGGGEELARHLGVPFLGEIPLTAEIRAGSDLGRPVAIYEPDSEAGRAFTAIARRLSV; the protein is encoded by the coding sequence ATGGTCTCACGGGAGCAGGTGCTGGAAGCCCTGGGCCGGGTGATGGACCCCGAGTTGGGGCGCAGTCTCACCGAGCTGGGCATGGTGAAGGGAGTCCACATCGAGGGAGGAAGGGTGCGGGTGGGGGTGGCTCTCACCGTGCCGGGATGCCCCCTGCGCAACAAGATCCGGGGCGATGTGGTGGCCGAGGTCGGCCGTCTTCCCGGGGTGGAGGAGGTGGAAGTCGACCTGTCGGCCATGACCGACGCGGAGCGAGAGGCCCTGGCCGAGCGGCTCCGGCATGACATGGCCCGGCCCACGGGTATCATGAGCCCTGCCTCCCGCACCCGGGTGATTGCCGTGGGCAGCGGCAAGGGAGGGGTGGGCAAGTCCACCGTCACCGTCAATCTGGCCGCGGCGGTGGCGGCCGCGGGGCGCGCGGTGGGCCTGCTCGATGCGGACATATACGGCTTCAGCATTCCCCACCTGCTGGGGATCAACGGCACCCCCCAGGCAGAGAACGGCAAGATCGCTCCCTTGGAGAGTCACGGCATGAAGGTGATGTCCATCGGCTTCTTCCTCCCCGAGGACCAGCCCGTCATCTGGCGGGGCCCCCTGCTCGTCCGGGCGCTGCAGCAGATGCTGCAGGACGTGGAGTGGGGTGATCCCGAGTTCCTCTTCATCGACCTGCCGCCGGGGACGGGGGACATCCCCCTGTCGGTGACCCAGATGCTGCCCCGCAGTGCCCTGGTGCTGGTGACCACTCCCCAGCCCGCCTCGGTGCAGGTGGCCAGCCGGGCGGGCGCCTTTGCCCGCCGGGCAGATCAGGAAATCCTGGGCGTGGTGGAGAACATGTCCTGCTTCGTCTGCCCGGGGTGCGGCCGCCGCAGCTACGTGTTCGGCCGCGGCGGGGGAGAGGAGCTGGCGCGGCACCTGGGCGTGCCTTTCCTGGGGGAGATCCCGCTGACGGCGGAAATCCGTGCCGGTTCCGACCTGGGCCGGCCCGTGGCCATCTATGAGCCCGATAGCGAGGCCGGGCGGGCCTTCACCGCCATCGCCCGCCGCCTCTCTGTCTGA
- a CDS encoding ABC transporter permease, producing MGFVDYILANPAEFLKLIRQHLVLVGVAGAFTIAIGLPLGVTLTRPRFQRVAESVVGVVNIGQSVPSLAVVGLAMGLLGLGFRPAAFALFLYGLLPVVRNTMTGILEVPAAVIEAARGMGMTAAQVLLRIELPLAMRVILAGIRVSLVVNVGTAALAFLIGGGGLGDLIFTGIALMDTPLVLAGAVPTAILAVVLDALMGLVERVAAPAV from the coding sequence ATGGGCTTCGTGGACTACATCCTAGCCAACCCCGCCGAGTTCCTGAAGCTGATCCGCCAGCACCTCGTCCTGGTGGGGGTAGCAGGCGCCTTCACCATAGCCATCGGGCTGCCCCTGGGGGTAACCCTGACGCGGCCTCGATTCCAGCGGGTGGCCGAGAGCGTGGTGGGGGTGGTCAACATCGGCCAGTCGGTACCCAGCCTGGCGGTGGTCGGCCTGGCGATGGGGCTGCTGGGTCTGGGGTTCCGGCCGGCCGCGTTCGCCCTGTTCCTGTACGGTCTCCTCCCCGTGGTGCGCAACACCATGACCGGCATACTGGAGGTGCCGGCGGCCGTCATCGAGGCGGCCCGCGGCATGGGCATGACTGCCGCGCAGGTGCTGCTGCGGATCGAGCTACCCCTGGCGATGCGCGTGATCCTGGCGGGTATCCGGGTGTCGCTGGTGGTCAACGTGGGCACCGCCGCCCTGGCCTTCCTCATCGGAGGGGGCGGCCTGGGCGACCTCATCTTCACCGGTATCGCCCTCATGGATACTCCCCTGGTGCTGGCCGGTGCGGTGCCCACGGCCATACTGGCGGTTGTGCTGGACGCGCTCATGGGCCTGGTGGAGAGAGTGGCTGCCCCGGCCGTGTAA
- a CDS encoding IclR family transcriptional regulator, protein MERSGVQVLDKALKLLEELAPRPGQEAWGVVELAQRTRVPVATAHRLLQVLKKHRFVAQMPDKRYRLGLRLMELGMTVWSSLDVRAVARPHMERLARELEESIYLTVRDGCEGVHVEKAESPLNLRITEPIGLRLPLYRGSSRLVILAFLDPSTVEEVMSRALQEGDLTVEGAESVRSRLQEIRAAGFAVTSGEVTRGTAGVALPIMGPGGEPVASLSAAGPDWRYPADRLPEIVRQLREAVRDVEETFGIGRPS, encoded by the coding sequence TTGGAGCGGAGTGGTGTGCAGGTGCTGGATAAGGCCCTCAAGCTACTGGAGGAACTGGCACCCCGGCCCGGGCAGGAGGCGTGGGGTGTGGTGGAGCTGGCCCAGCGCACCCGCGTCCCGGTTGCCACCGCCCACAGGCTTCTCCAGGTGCTGAAGAAGCACCGCTTTGTGGCGCAAATGCCGGACAAACGGTACCGGCTGGGCTTGAGGCTCATGGAACTGGGCATGACGGTGTGGAGCAGTCTGGATGTCCGCGCGGTGGCGCGCCCGCACATGGAGCGCCTGGCGCGCGAACTGGAGGAGAGTATTTACCTGACCGTACGGGACGGGTGCGAAGGGGTGCACGTGGAGAAGGCGGAAAGTCCGCTGAACCTCCGTATCACGGAACCCATAGGGTTGCGGTTGCCCCTCTACCGGGGATCGTCGCGCCTGGTGATCCTGGCCTTCCTGGATCCTTCCACCGTCGAGGAGGTCATGTCGCGGGCGCTGCAGGAGGGGGATCTCACCGTGGAGGGGGCGGAGTCCGTGCGCTCACGGTTGCAGGAGATCCGGGCAGCAGGCTTTGCCGTGACTTCGGGTGAGGTGACCCGGGGGACCGCAGGAGTGGCGTTACCCATCATGGGACCTGGTGGAGAGCCGGTGGCTTCGCTCAGCGCGGCCGGGCCCGACTGGAGATACCCCGCCGACCGCCTGCCGGAGATCGTACGGCAGCTCCGCGAGGCCGTCCGCGACGTAGAAGAGACGTTTGGTATCGGACGCCCGTCCTGA
- a CDS encoding betaine/proline/choline family ABC transporter ATP-binding protein (Members of the family are the ATP-binding subunit of ABC transporters for substrates such as betaine, L-proline or other amino acids, choline, carnitine, etc. The substrate specificity is best determined from the substrate-binding subunit, rather than this subunit, as it interacts with the permease subunit and not with substrate directly.), with the protein MIRLEGVTKVYPGQGRPAVDELDLEVGAGQVCVLVGPSGCGKTTTLKMINRLIEPSGGRILIDDRDVTQVDPVALRRTIGYVIQEIGLFPHMTVAENVAVVPRLLRWSPPRIRDRTAELLELVGLAPDEFSAKYPRQLSGGQKQRVGVARALAADPPLLLMDEPFGAIDPITRERLQNEFLDIQGKLHKTVVFVTHDINEGLKVGDTIAVMREGRLVQHTGPRDLLACPADEFVADFVGADRALKRLHLIRVGEVMEADPGALSLASGCGEAVERLRRAGRSWAYVVDDGGRLAGYASDADLERGATTVREVVRRVSTTVYPAATVADALTEMLTYGVGSLGVVDERGVLRGVISLALVQDVLQAPSGEEGAG; encoded by the coding sequence GTGATCCGACTGGAGGGCGTGACCAAGGTATACCCCGGGCAAGGCCGGCCGGCGGTGGACGAGCTGGACTTGGAGGTGGGGGCAGGGCAGGTCTGTGTCCTGGTTGGACCGTCGGGTTGCGGCAAGACCACCACTCTCAAGATGATCAACCGTTTGATTGAGCCCTCGGGCGGTCGCATCCTGATAGATGACCGCGATGTCACCCAGGTGGACCCGGTTGCCCTGCGACGCACCATCGGCTATGTGATCCAGGAGATCGGTCTTTTCCCACACATGACGGTGGCCGAGAACGTGGCCGTGGTGCCCAGGCTACTGAGATGGTCCCCTCCACGGATCAGGGACCGGACGGCCGAACTCCTCGAGCTGGTCGGGCTGGCCCCCGACGAATTCTCGGCCAAGTACCCGCGCCAACTGAGTGGGGGGCAGAAGCAGCGGGTGGGTGTGGCCCGGGCCCTGGCTGCCGACCCCCCTCTCCTGCTCATGGATGAGCCTTTTGGGGCCATCGACCCCATCACCCGGGAGCGCCTGCAGAACGAGTTCCTCGACATCCAGGGCAAGCTGCACAAAACGGTGGTGTTCGTCACCCATGACATCAACGAGGGGCTGAAGGTGGGCGACACCATCGCGGTGATGCGTGAGGGCCGGTTGGTACAGCACACGGGTCCCCGGGACCTGCTGGCCTGTCCCGCCGATGAATTCGTGGCCGATTTCGTGGGTGCCGACCGGGCGTTGAAACGTCTACACCTCATCCGGGTGGGAGAGGTCATGGAGGCGGACCCGGGGGCGTTGAGCCTGGCTTCCGGCTGCGGCGAGGCAGTGGAGAGGCTGCGCCGGGCGGGCCGGTCGTGGGCCTACGTGGTGGACGACGGAGGCAGGCTGGCCGGCTATGCCTCGGACGCCGACCTGGAACGGGGCGCGACCACGGTGAGAGAGGTGGTCCGCCGGGTCTCCACCACTGTCTACCCGGCGGCCACCGTGGCGGACGCGCTCACCGAGATGCTTACCTACGGGGTGGGGAGCCTGGGCGTGGTGGACGAGCGGGGCGTCCTCCGCGGTGTGATCTCACTTGCCCTGGTCCAGGACGTGCTGCAGGCTCCTTCGGGGGAAGAGGGGGCGGGCTGA
- a CDS encoding trimethylamine methyltransferase family protein — MKGLPGGRYIPLGEDQVALIHGAALDVLQRVGVDVPVAEALHLFRDRGAAVEGTRVRLPGRLVEDCLAASPRRVVLGARDPAWDLELEDRRVYLGTGGAALTILDLETGEPRPVVLDDLSRLARLVDALPNVHFFLRPAEPADVPEEIVDVVKYYVCLQNTGKHVIGSARDAVSARAVADLGAVVAGGWEELRRRPVLSFVCSWMISPLRFSTDVTAVVMEVARMGLPVILSAAPMAGSTSPVTLAGTLVQLHAEQLAGITLVQMVKPGAPTIYGAVPSLCNMLTGDYVGGGIEFGMLNAAAAQLAHHVGVPVYNSAGLTDSKEPDLQAGYEKGFSLLQSALAGANLIHHAAGMLESMLSIAYEQYVIDDELIGMTLRAVRGIEVDPPRLALEAIGRVGPGGTYLTDPSTTFHLRQELFLPRLADRQSRATWEEGGRAEIRSEARETVRQILRDHAPAPLAEEVVAAALGRFPYLSARDAGPGGPG; from the coding sequence GTGAAGGGGCTTCCCGGAGGGCGTTACATACCGCTGGGCGAGGATCAGGTGGCGCTGATCCACGGTGCTGCCCTGGACGTATTGCAGCGGGTTGGGGTGGATGTGCCCGTGGCTGAAGCCCTCCACCTCTTCCGAGACCGGGGTGCAGCCGTGGAGGGGACGCGGGTGCGCCTCCCCGGCCGGTTGGTGGAGGACTGCCTGGCGGCGTCCCCGCGACGGGTGGTGCTGGGCGCCCGGGACCCCGCCTGGGATCTGGAACTGGAGGACCGGCGTGTCTACCTGGGGACCGGAGGGGCAGCGCTCACCATCCTCGACCTGGAGACCGGTGAACCCCGGCCGGTTGTCCTGGACGACCTGTCCCGCCTGGCGCGGCTGGTCGACGCCCTGCCCAACGTGCACTTCTTCCTGCGCCCCGCGGAGCCGGCCGATGTACCGGAGGAAATCGTTGACGTCGTCAAGTACTACGTCTGCCTGCAGAATACGGGGAAGCACGTCATCGGGTCGGCCCGGGATGCGGTGTCCGCCCGGGCCGTGGCGGACCTGGGGGCGGTGGTGGCGGGCGGCTGGGAAGAGCTGAGGCGGAGACCGGTGCTGTCATTCGTGTGTTCGTGGATGATCAGTCCGCTCCGCTTCTCCACCGATGTGACGGCGGTGGTGATGGAAGTGGCGCGCATGGGCCTGCCCGTCATCCTCTCCGCTGCGCCCATGGCCGGCTCCACCTCGCCGGTGACGCTGGCCGGGACGCTGGTGCAACTCCATGCCGAGCAACTGGCGGGCATCACCCTGGTGCAGATGGTCAAGCCGGGTGCCCCCACGATCTACGGGGCCGTACCCTCGCTGTGCAACATGCTGACCGGTGACTACGTGGGCGGGGGCATCGAGTTCGGTATGCTCAATGCGGCTGCCGCTCAACTGGCCCACCACGTGGGAGTGCCCGTCTACAACTCCGCGGGTCTGACCGACAGCAAGGAGCCCGACCTGCAGGCGGGGTACGAAAAGGGGTTCTCGCTCCTTCAAAGTGCGCTGGCCGGGGCCAACCTCATCCACCACGCGGCCGGGATGTTGGAGTCCATGCTTAGCATCGCATACGAGCAGTACGTCATCGACGACGAGTTGATCGGCATGACCCTCCGTGCCGTCCGGGGTATCGAGGTCGATCCGCCCCGGCTGGCCCTCGAGGCCATCGGCCGCGTCGGCCCCGGGGGCACCTATCTGACGGATCCTTCCACGACTTTCCACCTGCGCCAGGAGCTGTTCCTGCCCAGGCTGGCCGACCGACAGTCCAGAGCCACATGGGAGGAGGGCGGCCGGGCGGAGATCCGGTCGGAGGCGCGCGAGACGGTGCGCCAGATACTGCGCGACCATGCGCCCGCTCCCCTCGCCGAAGAGGTGGTGGCGGCGGCGTTGGGTCGATTCCCCTACTTGTCGGCCCGGGATGCGGGCCCGGGGGGGCCGGGCTGA
- a CDS encoding hydantoinase/oxoprolinase family protein, protein MGDLVLGIDTGGTFTDAVLLDREQQQVVRWAKALTTHRDLAVGIADAVRQLGLAPAQVLAGMISTTLATNAVVEGLTRPVGLALIGYDRELLERFGLERNIFATLVTHFPGGHDVYGRPRPGFDPEAVAAWAERHKPEVEAYAVSAYFSPLDSRCEQDAAAAIRRMVAAPVVLGNEMSTTLGAVRRATTASLNASLLPIALEFMSALREVLDPLTRGPLLCCRGDGTLMRIETAMARPIETVASGPAASAVGATFLAHRPTALVLDVGGTSSDIALVVDGGPRISPQGATVGGYPTALPAVAMRTVGLGGDSRVGPAHPTGEPGESLAIGPERVTPLARLAAQYPGILPQLHAAATRPLGPDDVLLLDYWYLVRDPGDEVGPDPGNMVVPDPGNEAGTLTGPERELIGALSAGPLNLPALLERLRVPHLRLVPWQRLLRKGILARAGLTPTDAMHVTGQYEPWDAEASRLASRLLAGALGRGPGEVPCLVFTLAARILARAVVAYLAPAADEQATPHPGWLVEAALRPERRDTWPLLPELHLDVPLVAVGGAGPVLVPLVAETLHTECLIPPHHPVASATGAAMAKLVARCEGRIHPASPAGGSLVSIDGQHATFFDEERAFAHAREAAARAVRALAAREDLPESGPVQVSLIPEGSGYRVAAALEASLAQLGAC, encoded by the coding sequence ATGGGCGACCTGGTGCTGGGAATCGACACCGGAGGGACGTTCACCGACGCCGTCCTGCTCGACCGGGAGCAGCAGCAGGTAGTCAGGTGGGCCAAGGCGCTGACTACCCACCGGGATCTGGCGGTGGGGATCGCAGATGCGGTAAGGCAGCTGGGCCTCGCTCCCGCGCAGGTCCTGGCCGGCATGATTTCCACCACCCTGGCCACCAACGCCGTGGTGGAAGGCCTGACGCGGCCGGTGGGCCTGGCGCTGATCGGCTACGACCGGGAGCTGCTGGAGCGCTTCGGGCTGGAGCGCAACATCTTCGCCACCCTGGTCACCCATTTCCCCGGGGGCCACGACGTGTACGGGCGACCCCGCCCTGGCTTCGACCCCGAGGCCGTGGCAGCATGGGCGGAGCGCCATAAGCCGGAGGTGGAAGCATACGCCGTCTCCGCGTACTTTAGCCCCCTCGACTCCCGTTGCGAGCAAGACGCCGCGGCAGCGATCCGTCGGATGGTGGCTGCGCCCGTTGTCCTGGGGAACGAGATGAGCACTACCCTGGGAGCGGTCAGGCGGGCCACCACAGCCAGCCTCAACGCTTCCCTGTTGCCCATCGCCCTGGAATTCATGAGCGCCCTCAGGGAGGTGCTGGACCCTCTCACCCGTGGCCCCCTGCTCTGCTGCCGGGGTGATGGCACCCTCATGCGCATCGAGACGGCCATGGCCCGCCCCATAGAGACAGTGGCCTCAGGACCGGCGGCGTCAGCCGTGGGAGCCACGTTCCTGGCCCATCGTCCCACCGCCCTGGTGCTGGACGTGGGCGGCACCAGCAGCGACATAGCCCTGGTGGTGGACGGTGGCCCGCGAATCTCCCCGCAAGGGGCAACGGTGGGTGGGTATCCCACCGCCCTGCCCGCCGTCGCCATGCGGACGGTAGGCCTAGGAGGCGACAGCCGGGTAGGTCCCGCCCACCCCACTGGCGAACCGGGAGAGTCGCTCGCCATCGGACCGGAGAGGGTAACGCCGCTGGCACGGCTGGCCGCCCAATACCCGGGTATTCTGCCGCAATTGCACGCTGCTGCAACCCGGCCCCTGGGCCCGGACGACGTCCTGCTCCTCGACTACTGGTATCTGGTGCGTGACCCGGGGGACGAGGTGGGGCCTGACCCGGGGAACATGGTGGTGCCTGACCCGGGGAACGAGGCCGGGACGCTGACCGGGCCGGAAAGGGAACTGATCGGCGCCCTGTCGGCAGGGCCGCTCAACCTTCCGGCCCTGCTCGAGCGCCTCCGGGTGCCCCACCTGCGCCTGGTGCCCTGGCAGAGGCTGCTCCGCAAAGGAATCCTGGCCCGCGCCGGCCTCACCCCCACCGACGCCATGCACGTCACCGGGCAGTACGAACCGTGGGATGCCGAAGCCTCACGACTGGCCAGCCGCCTGCTGGCCGGTGCGCTCGGTCGAGGCCCCGGCGAGGTGCCCTGCCTCGTGTTCACCCTGGCGGCCCGCATCCTCGCCCGCGCCGTAGTGGCCTATCTGGCCCCGGCAGCCGACGAGCAGGCCACCCCCCACCCCGGGTGGCTCGTGGAGGCAGCCCTTAGGCCTGAACGGCGGGACACCTGGCCCCTCCTCCCCGAACTGCACCTGGACGTGCCGCTGGTGGCGGTGGGCGGAGCCGGGCCGGTGCTGGTGCCCCTGGTGGCAGAGACCCTGCACACAGAATGCCTGATCCCGCCCCATCACCCGGTAGCCAGTGCCACCGGGGCGGCGATGGCCAAACTGGTGGCGCGCTGCGAGGGACGCATCCACCCCGCGAGCCCGGCCGGCGGATCCCTGGTCAGTATTGACGGCCAACACGCGACCTTCTTCGACGAAGAAAGAGCCTTTGCCCACGCCCGGGAAGCGGCTGCCCGCGCAGTCCGGGCCCTGGCGGCTCGGGAGGACCTGCCGGAATCCGGGCCGGTGCAGGTATCCCTGATCCCCGAGGGGAGCGGATACCGCGTGGCGGCCGCCCTGGAAGCCTCCCTGGCCCAGCTCGGCGCCTGCTGA
- a CDS encoding corrinoid protein, with translation MLELMRKLSQAVISGDLEGAAGLAEQLLGDGAAPQDIIDNGLMPGMEYVGAQFRKGEMFIPEVLLSARAMQKAMDVVKPHLVSGNLPSQGTVVIGTVQGDLHDIGKNLVRMMLEAAGFTVVDLGIDVPADRFLEAVKIHRPQVLGLSALLTTTMRNMAAVIDTLREAGIRQAVKIMVGGAPVTSDFARTIGADGYAPNAVAAVDLARSLATS, from the coding sequence ATGCTGGAGCTGATGAGGAAGCTCTCCCAGGCGGTGATCTCCGGGGACCTGGAAGGTGCGGCCGGCCTGGCAGAACAGCTGCTTGGGGACGGCGCCGCCCCGCAGGATATCATCGACAACGGGTTGATGCCGGGGATGGAATACGTGGGCGCGCAGTTCCGCAAGGGGGAGATGTTCATCCCGGAAGTGCTGCTCTCCGCCCGCGCCATGCAGAAGGCCATGGACGTGGTGAAGCCCCACCTGGTAAGCGGTAACCTCCCCAGTCAGGGGACCGTCGTCATCGGCACCGTACAGGGAGACCTGCACGACATCGGCAAGAATCTGGTGCGCATGATGCTGGAGGCGGCCGGCTTCACCGTGGTCGACCTGGGCATCGACGTGCCCGCCGACCGGTTCCTGGAGGCGGTGAAGATCCACCGGCCCCAGGTCCTGGGGCTGTCCGCCCTGCTCACCACCACCATGCGTAACATGGCCGCCGTCATCGATACCCTGCGGGAAGCCGGCATCCGGCAAGCCGTCAAGATCATGGTGGGCGGCGCCCCCGTCACCTCCGATTTCGCCAGGACCATCGGCGCGGACGGGTACGCCCCCAATGCTGTGGCCGCTGTGGATCTGGCCAGGTCACTGGCCACCAGCTGA
- a CDS encoding ABC transporter permease yields the protein MLAFLRQHLRELAFLTVEHLLLVVVAMVLAVITGVMVGILISRREWLARPILYLAGIIMTVPSVAMLGLLLPVVGIGKVPAVIALVLYGQLPILRNTYTGIKGVEPAVLESARGMGMTPLQVLRRIELPLAYPVILTGVRVAVVMNIGIAAIAAFIGAGGLGRYIYWGIARTNDQMVIAGVIFVAILAVVVDWVLGRVERRAASG from the coding sequence GTGCTCGCATTCTTGAGGCAGCATTTGCGCGAGTTGGCCTTTTTGACCGTGGAGCACCTGCTCCTGGTGGTGGTAGCCATGGTGCTGGCGGTGATCACCGGCGTGATGGTGGGGATCCTGATCAGCCGGCGGGAATGGCTGGCCCGCCCCATCCTCTACCTGGCGGGCATCATCATGACTGTCCCCAGCGTGGCCATGCTGGGGCTGCTGCTGCCGGTGGTGGGCATCGGCAAGGTCCCCGCCGTCATTGCCCTGGTGCTTTACGGTCAGCTGCCCATCCTGCGCAACACGTATACGGGGATCAAGGGGGTCGAACCCGCCGTGCTGGAGTCTGCCCGGGGGATGGGGATGACCCCACTGCAGGTCCTGCGCCGCATCGAGCTACCCCTTGCCTATCCGGTCATCCTGACCGGCGTCCGGGTGGCGGTGGTGATGAACATCGGCATCGCCGCCATAGCCGCCTTCATAGGGGCCGGTGGTCTGGGGCGGTACATCTACTGGGGCATCGCCCGCACCAATGACCAGATGGTGATTGCCGGAGTGATATTCGTAGCGATCCTTGCCGTCGTCGTCGACTGGGTGCTGGGGAGGGTGGAAAGGCGGGCGGCGTCCGGCTGA
- a CDS encoding trimethylamine methyltransferase family protein, whose amino-acid sequence MQSGCRGGQYHPLSDHALQDIHEGGLRLLEEVGIEVNNERARAAFARAGARVEGATRVVRIPRRMVEEAIRSAPKSVTLYGRDGRDDRYHLILEENRVYLGTGGTAVNVLDLEGVRRPSTLEDVCRLGRLVDAMPNVHFYMLPVYPHDLPPEDVDVNRFYAGLSSTPKHVTGGVYTVEGVRQTIRMAEIIAGGAGELRRKPIISFVILAISPLKIDDLYGEMLLEIASAGVPVIVPTEPQCGSTAPVTLAGNLALFCAETLAQLTLVQLVNPGSPVICGYVGTVTDPRTMGYSAGAVEMGLLNAAAAQLAQYWRIPFYGTAGMTDAKVPDAQCGYESALTTLLVAMAGANYIHDTAGLLDFALTMSYEKVIIDNEINGMVLRALRGITVNPEHLALDVIREMGPGGEFLAQVHTVRHLRQELHLPRLSDRQPYDDWVRAGARDTRRRANETARSILDAPPGRVISEEVERELKRNLPNLRAGH is encoded by the coding sequence ATGCAAAGCGGCTGCCGAGGCGGACAGTACCACCCCCTCTCTGACCATGCCCTGCAGGACATCCACGAGGGCGGCCTGCGCCTGCTCGAGGAAGTGGGGATCGAAGTCAACAACGAGCGTGCCCGGGCCGCTTTCGCCCGGGCCGGCGCCCGGGTAGAGGGTGCCACCCGCGTCGTGCGCATCCCCCGCCGGATGGTGGAAGAGGCCATCCGCTCCGCTCCCAAGAGCGTCACGCTATACGGCAGGGACGGCAGGGACGACCGGTACCATCTGATACTGGAAGAGAACCGGGTCTACCTGGGCACCGGGGGCACCGCGGTGAACGTGCTGGACCTGGAGGGGGTGCGCCGGCCCTCCACGCTGGAGGACGTGTGCCGGCTGGGCAGGCTGGTGGACGCCATGCCCAACGTCCATTTCTACATGCTCCCCGTTTACCCCCATGACCTGCCACCGGAAGACGTGGACGTGAACAGGTTCTACGCCGGACTTTCCAGCACTCCCAAGCACGTCACCGGCGGGGTGTATACCGTCGAAGGAGTGCGGCAGACCATCAGGATGGCCGAGATCATCGCCGGTGGTGCCGGGGAGCTCCGGCGGAAACCGATCATCTCTTTCGTCATCCTGGCCATCAGTCCCCTGAAGATCGACGACCTTTATGGCGAGATGCTGCTGGAGATCGCCTCCGCAGGAGTGCCCGTCATCGTGCCCACCGAACCCCAGTGCGGCTCCACCGCACCGGTGACCCTGGCGGGCAACCTGGCCCTGTTCTGCGCGGAAACCCTCGCCCAGCTCACCCTGGTGCAACTGGTCAACCCGGGCAGCCCGGTGATATGCGGATACGTGGGGACGGTGACCGACCCCCGCACCATGGGGTACTCGGCGGGCGCCGTGGAGATGGGGTTGCTGAATGCGGCGGCGGCGCAGCTCGCCCAGTACTGGCGCATCCCCTTTTACGGTACCGCGGGGATGACCGACGCCAAGGTCCCCGACGCCCAGTGCGGATACGAATCGGCCCTCACCACCCTGCTCGTAGCCATGGCCGGAGCCAACTACATCCACGACACCGCCGGCCTGTTGGATTTTGCCCTCACCATGAGCTACGAGAAGGTGATCATTGACAACGAGATCAACGGCATGGTGCTGCGCGCACTCCGGGGTATCACCGTCAATCCCGAGCACCTGGCCCTGGACGTGATCCGGGAGATGGGGCCGGGCGGAGAGTTCCTGGCCCAGGTGCATACCGTCAGGCACCTGCGCCAGGAACTGCACCTGCCCCGCCTCAGTGACCGCCAGCCCTACGACGACTGGGTGCGGGCGGGGGCCCGGGACACCCGCAGGCGGGCGAACGAGACGGCCAGGAGCATCCTCGATGCGCCCCCCGGACGGGTCATCTCCGAGGAGGTCGAAAGGGAGCTTAAAAGGAATCTTCCCAACCTGAGGGCCGGCCACTAA